ATGCTTTAGAATGCATAAGATGGCATCAGAAGAAGAATATAAAGAGGCATAGAAAGAAATGAAGTTGCACAAGAACCAAAGACAGATCTAGGTGATGAAGTGAAAGAAACATGTTCTAGCTACAATAAACTGAGAACTAGAGAATGCAAATACTTCATCCCCACTCCCCACTAGTGAGAGAAACATATAAGAGATTTGATACGTGGAATATATCATTAATCAAGTTAACCTTTACAAGGTATAATAcagttaaatcaaatttatattgttTTAACAAGGCTATGAATGACAATGGAGCATGGTTGCTGTCACTCTTTACTACAAAGCCATGTACAATGCATTTGCTTTCAGGAGAAAGACAGAAAAAACTTCTGATCATATAAGCCTTGCCTCACATTCTATGTAATGGTTATCAATTAATGGAGACAAATACTTTGATAGCTCCCGAGGCAGATATCCAAGCATCACCCTACAATCAGAATCTGCACCGAGTACCTATTGGAAGAAATCAAAACATGTTTGGAAAAACAAAAAATACTGAAAATCAAGTAATGCTAATCTATTACCATGATAGCGTTCCTGTCCTTAACATTTTTGGAGTTTCTAGCCAACAAAATTCTTGCACCTTGTTGCAATTCAACACTTGCATGGAATCTCCGGCCCACAATATAACTTACGAACGTCATCACACAGTTAGCATCTTTAGTTTCATCCAACTCATCCTTATTTAAATGAGGACATATATAGGGATCACATGAATCCACCACCTGATTAATGGAATCACCAAGGAAAGTGTTCTCTGGAGGAAGAGTCTTTGTAAAGTTTCCTAGATGGCTTGGAAAATTGTCAGAGGGATCTGATTCACATATGTTCCCATGTCTAATTCCAGAGAGATCTTTTGGCAATGCAAAAGCATTACCACATTCGTTTTCATGATTATATTCTGTACATGCATTATCTGCTTCCTCACTGTATATATCATCCAGAATTGGTTCTGTTCTATTTCTTTTTGAGAACTGAAACTGAAGAAGATTGCTTTGTGTTAGTTTCCTCTTTGTTCCTCTTGTTAGGCAGGCATCTGTAAGCCATGTAGATTTATAAATATCTCAAGTTTTACAAGTATTTATCTGATTTAC
This region of Zingiber officinale cultivar Zhangliang chromosome 9A, Zo_v1.1, whole genome shotgun sequence genomic DNA includes:
- the LOC122020166 gene encoding fanconi-associated nuclease 1 homolog isoform X1; the protein is MTVMPSCITEMAGEPSSIKADPSDSSRRLRSIRAREPIESAMHLHGWESLKRLIGKRRRTISLDLSRLLSPSNSQSNSTHDGIHHGETQASTSSDEKDWAPKSELHGAFDKEWVSCPVCGRLIRGIDYNVNSHLDACLTRGTKRKLTQSNLLQFQFSKRNRTEPILDDIYSEEADNACTEYNHENECGNAFALPKDLSGIRHGNICESDPSDNFPSHLGNFTKTLPPENTFLGDSINQVVDSCDPYICPHLNKDELDETKDANCVMTFVSYIVGRRFHASVELQQGARILLARNSKNVKDRNAIMVLGADSDCRVMLGYLPRELSKYLSPLIDNHYIECEARLI
- the LOC122020166 gene encoding fanconi-associated nuclease 1 homolog isoform X2 gives rise to the protein MTVMPSCITEMAGEPSSIKADPSDSSRRLRSIRAREPIESAMHLHGWESLKRLIGKRRRTISLDLSRLLSPSNSQSNSTHDGIHHGETQASTSSDEKDWAPKSELHGAFDKEWVSCPVCGRLIRGIDYNVNSHLDACLTRGTKRKLTQSNLLQFQFSKRNRTEPILDDIYSEEADNACTEYNHENECGNAFALPKDLSGIRHGNICESDPSDNFPSHLGNFTKTLPPENTFLGDSINQVVDSCDPYICPHLNKDELDETKDANCVMTFVSYIVGRRFHASVELQQGARILLARNSKNVKDRNAIMILIVG